From a single Deltaproteobacteria bacterium genomic region:
- a CDS encoding HAD family hydrolase, with protein MNKILKELPKLVLFDLDGTLIEFHRDYLFSQTHFLLQEMGFSEVAQVVLNEAFAEFDYFRFVAAESRDAFIERFWSLFDWDNFPEPKPLDGVCDTLSTLVSANIDVSIVTSRFMAVEDLESMLRQTGILQYVSRIRARPGDHVHWTDKRGLISEACQAFGIAPSQAVMVGDIPTDISSARDVGIGTSIAVLSGGVRRDVLELARPDLVLESVKDLSSAMGLV; from the coding sequence ATGAACAAAATCTTAAAAGAATTGCCTAAATTGGTTCTTTTTGATTTAGACGGCACTTTAATAGAATTTCATAGAGATTACTTATTTAGTCAAACTCACTTTCTATTGCAAGAAATGGGTTTTTCCGAAGTTGCACAGGTGGTTCTCAATGAGGCATTTGCAGAGTTTGATTATTTTAGGTTCGTTGCCGCAGAAAGTCGCGATGCTTTCATTGAACGATTTTGGTCGTTGTTTGATTGGGATAACTTTCCTGAGCCCAAGCCACTCGATGGAGTTTGCGATACTTTGTCGACTTTAGTTTCTGCAAATATTGATGTTTCAATTGTTACCTCGAGATTCATGGCAGTAGAAGACTTAGAAAGCATGTTGCGGCAGACTGGAATATTACAGTACGTTTCGCGAATAAGAGCTAGGCCCGGTGATCACGTGCACTGGACGGACAAACGAGGGCTTATTAGCGAAGCTTGCCAGGCCTTCGGGATTGCTCCTAGCCAGGCAGTGATGGTTGGCGATATTCCGACCGATATAAGCAGCGCTCGCGATGTCGGCATTGGCACGAGCATTGCAGTATTAAGCGGAGGGGTGCGCAGAGACGTGCTAGAGCTTGCTCGGCCAGATTTGGTGCTGGAGAGCGTAAAAGACCTTAGTAGTGCCATGGGATTAGTGTAG